From a region of the Burkholderia lata genome:
- a CDS encoding cold-shock protein, with translation MDTGTVKWFNETKGFGFISPDNGGDDLFAHFSEIRGTGFKTLAEGQKVSFEVKRGPKGLQASNITPQ, from the coding sequence GTGGATACCGGTACCGTCAAGTGGTTCAACGAAACCAAGGGCTTTGGTTTCATCTCCCCTGACAACGGCGGCGACGATCTGTTCGCCCATTTCTCGGAAATTCGCGGCACGGGCTTCAAGACCCTGGCCGAAGGCCAGAAGGTCAGCTTCGAAGTGAAGCGCGGCCCGAAGGGTCTGCAAGCGTCGAACATCACGCCGCAGTAA
- the infA gene encoding translation initiation factor IF-1, producing the protein MAKEELLELDGIVDEVLPDSKYRVTLENGVVVGAYASGRMRKNHIRILAGDRVTLELSVYDLTKGRINFRHKDANSPRPPRTGQPRR; encoded by the coding sequence TTGGCAAAAGAAGAACTGCTGGAACTGGACGGAATCGTCGACGAAGTGCTGCCGGACAGCAAATACCGTGTCACGCTGGAAAACGGCGTTGTGGTCGGCGCGTACGCGTCGGGCCGCATGCGCAAGAACCACATCCGCATTCTCGCGGGCGATCGCGTGACGCTGGAACTGTCGGTCTATGACCTGACCAAGGGCCGCATCAACTTCCGTCACAAGGACGCGAATTCCCCGCGTCCGCCGCGCACCGGCCAGCCGCGCCGTTAA